In Lolium rigidum isolate FL_2022 chromosome 3, APGP_CSIRO_Lrig_0.1, whole genome shotgun sequence, the genomic window gagaattcgcgatgcaccacgtcccgggccaccatacgcgacgttttggccgcttcgtcgggctaggtggcctcaaaaacgagaaaaaaaaaagttttgacatgcaccacggagggaccaaaatcgtcggccatggtacaccagcaaccacggcgcgacttcaacttcgtcggccatggcaacttttcttgtagtgttagtgccggaaaatgcataataatgacataaagtgtgtataaaacatgtgagtatcatcataaaagtagcatgaaacataagaaattatagatacgtttgagacgtatcagtggagcGGCTAGGAGTGTGTAGAGTAGTAGCTATTAGGCTTGTTGGCTTGATGCCAACAGCGTGGAGTGGAGCACTAATGCCAAAAGTATAGGagatcgctgaaatcttcgatggAAAGTATTACCCTAATTTATAGTTtgactcaaggggaacacaagaatactaattagactttagcaattgagacgtcactctcaaccacacctGTATATCAATAAACCCACAAAGAAAGTGATgattttatagcagttgattcaaagtagtaaaagaaaacagtaaataaaagcaGTAGATTCTCAGTTTTCACCGGAAGAAGTAATGTGAAACTTCCAGTGGCTAAAAACGTAGGTATAAGGCAGCAATGGCCTAATGTATAGATGATACTGATCTTGtaatgtaatccaactaacatagcactcatctctaattcagttgtgcGTAGGTGTGTGATCCAAATATAGTTATGCGTACTAACTAAGATAATTTCCATATTATCTTTTGTCCTGCTTGCTCATTTCACCGGagccaacttggaactacaagaAATTAAGGTCTACCCTTTCGAATAGACCGGAACAAATaattaagattcatgaacacacataaCCCTCAAAATTATTACATCTTCCCCTTGTTTTCCCCACCTGTCAGTTTAGGGATTCGCATGGTCAATATAATAACAAGTAGTACACCTTGCAGATAAATACCAACttcatatatatgataaatcaatataggttcagtactgaaatcatgtcactcgggccgtAGTAACAAACATTAAACACATCAAAgatgtaccaacactcatacaagaatatttTCAAGACGAACACCTAAAATCTCAATACATATGgaggattacatgatcaatctcatccaaaacccatccacctcttaagcctacagagaactactcactcatggtgatggagagtgagtccatgatggttggtgatgatgtcggtggtggtgatgatgaagaagccatcgaaatccctctctccggggtggagagcaggatcaatctgacCCCCGAAATGAAGATCGTGGTCTTGGCGGCGCTCTGTTTCGCGAAACGTCGGTTCCTTCAAGGGGTtggtttttagggtatataaggcaccTCACGAAGGGGGATGCGAGACGACGATCGAGGATCGAACATGcctgggtggcgcgcccaaagaagtagggcgcgccacctgtcCTCGTTCGGGCCTCGTGGCCTCCCTCTCGTGATCCAAAGCTCCAGATCCCTTCTTTTGGTGAAACACTTTCGTGATATTTTTCCCCAATTTTATTTCGTGTGAAAACTTGACAAAAAGGAGACTTTGCTAAAAACAACATCAAATTCAGCAATTTTCatccaagtatggtgagattccggAGTAATTCATTGAGAAAAGTGCTtgaaaaagtagatacatttgggatGTATCAAGCACCGGATCTCGTGGCCAGATCTAGAGCTGGGTAGGGTTCCTCACTTTCATTCATCTGCTCTAGAGGGTGGACTATAGAGTGAAGGGGAGGAACACCGATTTCTTCAATAAGGTCATGTTTTGTCGCTATCTCTCGGCGAGGATTCGATgtgctctgttgtttcctccagcgGTGGCGAGAGGAGGAAGTGGATCCACGCGTTGTTCTTCTCTTCTGGAGGGTGGCGGGGTAGTGTGTTGTTGCATCTTAGAGAGAAACATACGGCGGCGATGCTTGCCACTGTGATATGCGACCGTTCTGGTGGCCTCTCCAGACGCTCTCCGGGCGTTTCTACCAACCTCCTTTGTGTAGGCCCTTCGAAGCTTCTCGCCAAGATTTCATCACGTTCTCGTCGGCAAGTGCTTTGTCCTCGACGGTGTTAAGGCATCCAACGATGGAGGCTTACCGCCGGTGGAGAGGACCAGGGACTGATTTCTTTTATAGTTTTTTTGTTTCAGGATCCATTTTGCAGTTAGACATGAACGTATTGTATTTTCCTGATATGTTTCCACCGTGTAAGAATCTCTTTGTTTAAACTTTTATATGCTTTTCATGGAAAAAACcgggcaaacaaaacaaaaaggtcGCCTTTTCTAAAAACAGATCCGCTTCCCACTTCTTTCCACGCTCGAAAAGAGCACAGTTAGAAGGTGCTTTCCGAGCTTTTCTCTCAGCTCTCAAAACGGTGCTTTCCGAGCTTTTCCCTCAGCCAAACTGCCACCGTAGAGCCGAATTGTGAGAAGCAAAATACCCCGTACCATGTGTTAAGTCCGTGCTCAGTCAAGTTCTACGTTTTTTTTATTCGCATCGTGATTTATGTATATGAGTTTTACATTTTTTGATTCGCATCATAATTTGTGTATATGAGTTGTAAGTTGGATTGGAGAAAAATTATCCGAAACGTTAAATTTATTTCGTGAATGAGAAATAGTCGCAccctttcatttttttttcctcCCGGACACTTTCCTCTTTCCCGTCCGGAGCGAGCGAAGCGAGCTGGGGCGATAGTGTTCGcccgcccctgcgcgccgccgcctcgaccgCCTGCCGCTCCGGCCTACCtccgccggcgaactccatcccCTCCGCCGGATCTCGCGCTTCTCCCGCCGTCAAAGGACCCCACCGGGACGATCCGCCCTTCCGTGTCGACACCCGTCCCAGCGCGCGACCCTGCCCCTCCGCGGACCACCTTGCCCCAGCGCAATGACCCCGTTCTTTCGAGAGCACCTCGTCCCTGCACCGACGACCGCGTCCCTCCGCTGGTGAGCCTCCCTGCCCGCCTCTATTCCCACAGGCCGGTTCCCTGCTAGCTTGATGTGCTGCCACACACGGTTCCCTGCCCAAATCCGGTGTTCTCGTGCTCTCCGTCCGGTCTCCGGGCACCTGAATTCTGCATATCTTCTCAATCAGTGGTAGAGTGCGGCACTTGCTTGCAGTATCCACGAGAAGTGGCAGCCAGGTTTTGATATCTCTTGCAACACTTGACCCTCGGTAGGCACTGCCATCCCATTGCAGATTGAATCCCATACGGGACGGAGGATAATTCCAGGAATAtgatgccgccgccatcgccgccgccggccagcatCCTCACCGAGGACCTCCTGGTCGAGATCCTCTCTCGGGTGCCCTACAGCTCGCTCTGCCGCTTCAAGTGTGTCTCGAAATCATGGCTCGCCCTCTGCTCCGACCCTGCCCTCCGCAGGAAGTCGTCCCAGACCCTGTCCGGCTTCTTCTACCGCCTCGTCGTCACCTCGGGCCAGCCACTCGAGTATCGAGTCCATTTCACCAATGTGTCAGGGAGAGGCCGACCTATGATcaacccctctctctccttcATGCCTGACTGTAAAAGGATCGAGATCATCGACTCCTCCAATGGTGTTCTGCTGTGCCGCTGCGTGAAGATGTCTCCAgaacatgaatatgactatgtcgtGTGCAATCCTGCGATTGAGAAGTGGATCCCGTTGCCCTACAGGGAATCGATGGAAGGAGTACACACGGTGCGTTTGGGTTTCGACCCAGCTGCGTCGTGCCACTTCAGAGTTTTTTTGCTTGTGAAGAATTTGCAGGATCAGGATCAGTACTGTCAAGTCACTGGTGTCGAGATGTACTCATCAAGAACTGGAGCGTGGACTTGCCGAGAGAGCGAGTGGG contains:
- the LOC124698328 gene encoding F-box protein At5g07610-like, with product MMPPPSPPPASILTEDLLVEILSRVPYSSLCRFKCVSKSWLALCSDPALRRKSSQTLSGFFYRLVVTSGQPLEYRVHFTNVSGRGRPMINPSLSFMPDCKRIEIIDSSNGVLLCRCVKMSPEHEYDYVVCNPAIEKWIPLPYRESMEGVHTVRLGFDPAASCHFRVFLLVKNLQDQDQYCQVTGVEMYSSRTGAWTCRESEWGDNCRVHDATKSVFLNGVMHFTTDGSFIATVDMELNRWRKIPTPHDTVSSLIGISRGHLCLLHIGCDIQIWVLEDYGSEQWIQKHSVSKSELFEGRQLKTLTAIHPERNMFFFTKGRGNIVSYDMDSRIMHTICTPDPYKAYAYQPYIPCFAKWLSDGH